The following proteins are encoded in a genomic region of Brachypodium distachyon strain Bd21 chromosome 1, Brachypodium_distachyon_v3.0, whole genome shotgun sequence:
- the LOC100833439 gene encoding iron-sulfur protein NUBPL isoform X1 → MLRIASQSGLLGGQRCYSAATKAGLSISGVNDIIAVASGKGGVGKSTTAVNIAVALAKEFQLKVGLLDADIYGPSIPTMMHLHAKPEVSEDMKMIPAENHGVRCMSIGFLVDKDAPIVWRGPMVMSALEKMTRGVAWGNLDILVVDMPPGTGDAQLSMSQRLRLSGALIVSTPQDIALIDARRGANMFRKVQVPILGLVENMSCFKCPKCGEESYIFGEGGAQRTAEDMDMKFLGEIPLEIDIRTGSDEGKPIVISSPKSASAQAYLHVAEKVTQRLKELAEERLMGPEISL, encoded by the exons ATGCTCCGGATCGCCTCTCAGTCG GGTTTGCTTGGCGGTCAGAGATGCTACAGCGCCGCCACCAAGGCCGGTCTCTCAATCAGTGGTGTAAATGACATCATTGCGGTCGCCTCGGGGAaaggcggcgtcggcaagTCCACCACTGCAG TTAACATTGCTGTAGCACTTGCGAAGGAGTTTCAGCTTAAGGTGGGTTTGTTAGATGCTGACATATATGGACCATCCATTCCCACAATGATGCATTTGCATGCAAAGCCTGAAGTAAGTGAAG ACATGAAGATGATTCCAGCTGAGAACCATGGGGTGCGGTGTATGTCAATTGGGTTTCTTGTAGACAAAGATGCACCAATTGTTTGGAGAGGTCCTATG GTAATGAGTGCTCTTGAGAAGATGACAAGGGGAGTAGCCTGGGGGAATCTTGATATTCTTGTTGTTGATATGCCCCCTGGCACTGGTGATGCTCAACTATCAATGTCCCAAAGGCTTCGATTATCTG GTGCTTTAATTGTTTCAACTCCTCAAGACATTGCTCTAATTGATGCTAGAAGAGGAGCAAACATGTTCCGTAAAGTTCAAGTTCCT ATTCTAGGGTTAGTAGAGAACATGAGTTGCTTCAAGTGCCCAAAGTGTGGTGAGGAGTCTTACATTTTTGGGGAAGGCGGAGCTCAGAGAACAGCAGAGGACATGGATATGAAATTTCTTGGTGAG ATACCTCTTGAAATCGACATCAGAACAGGTTCGGACGAAGGCAAACCAATTGTAATATCTTCACCGAAATCTGCATCGGCGCAAGCCTACCTGCATGTTGCCGAGAAGGTCACTCAGAGGCTCAAGGAGTTAGCCGAGGAACGACTGATGGGCCCAGAAATCTCGCTCTGA
- the LOC100833439 gene encoding iron-sulfur protein NUBPL isoform X2: protein MMHLHAKPEVSEDMKMIPAENHGVRCMSIGFLVDKDAPIVWRGPMVMSALEKMTRGVAWGNLDILVVDMPPGTGDAQLSMSQRLRLSGALIVSTPQDIALIDARRGANMFRKVQVPILGLVENMSCFKCPKCGEESYIFGEGGAQRTAEDMDMKFLGEIPLEIDIRTGSDEGKPIVISSPKSASAQAYLHVAEKVTQRLKELAEERLMGPEISL, encoded by the exons ATGATGCATTTGCATGCAAAGCCTGAAGTAAGTGAAG ACATGAAGATGATTCCAGCTGAGAACCATGGGGTGCGGTGTATGTCAATTGGGTTTCTTGTAGACAAAGATGCACCAATTGTTTGGAGAGGTCCTATG GTAATGAGTGCTCTTGAGAAGATGACAAGGGGAGTAGCCTGGGGGAATCTTGATATTCTTGTTGTTGATATGCCCCCTGGCACTGGTGATGCTCAACTATCAATGTCCCAAAGGCTTCGATTATCTG GTGCTTTAATTGTTTCAACTCCTCAAGACATTGCTCTAATTGATGCTAGAAGAGGAGCAAACATGTTCCGTAAAGTTCAAGTTCCT ATTCTAGGGTTAGTAGAGAACATGAGTTGCTTCAAGTGCCCAAAGTGTGGTGAGGAGTCTTACATTTTTGGGGAAGGCGGAGCTCAGAGAACAGCAGAGGACATGGATATGAAATTTCTTGGTGAG ATACCTCTTGAAATCGACATCAGAACAGGTTCGGACGAAGGCAAACCAATTGTAATATCTTCACCGAAATCTGCATCGGCGCAAGCCTACCTGCATGTTGCCGAGAAGGTCACTCAGAGGCTCAAGGAGTTAGCCGAGGAACGACTGATGGGCCCAGAAATCTCGCTCTGA
- the LOC104581996 gene encoding F-box protein At5g49610, with protein sequence MTTSNQRMMDNASILPDETLLEVLLRLPVKAILRFRAVCRSWAALLSSDSFCDLHMAKNADREPPALPELLYLTPCRSSIATELRCSSDGRLLLTVKDVIRQFASMTPVPCRGLTLLHHDARHQDDYYLCNAATRAVAKLPPCHDQPQVCSAGLGFDAATRQHKVVRLFAVQWAEDVRDAIKCEVFTVPGSGDRWRPAAGGLRLPSAFCELGCAAIDTALSFSLMPVFADGFLHWIILPICKFMDAAVLSFSLADETFSLVASPSPFVGSHLVELDGRLCAVQELPYRRLTEIWSEKEYGSGDWSLEHRIDLAQRGGKDLIEAEEHVRVLGGCRPGKKLVFVTSKGKVIACDPTSGTLETILQLQGNRHPDSRNVTDVCLLQESLAPVH encoded by the coding sequence ATGACGACGAGCAACCAGAGGATGATGGACAACGCGTCCATACTGCCGgacgagacgctgctggaggTCCTCCTGCGCCTGCCCGTGAAAGCAATCCTCCGCTTCCGCGCCGTGTGCCGCAGCTGGGCCGCGCTGCTCTCCTCGGACTCCTTCTGCGACCTCCACATGGCCAAAAACGCCGACAGGGAGCCGCCAGCGCTTCCCGAGCTGCTCTACTTAACGCCGTGTCGAAGCTCCATCGCCACAGAGCTGCGCTGCAGCAGCGACGGCCGCCTGCTGCTCACCGTCAAAGACGTCATCCGCCAGTTCGCGAGCATGAcgcccgtgccgtgccgcggCCTCACCTTGCTGCACCACGATGCCCGGCATCAGGACGACTACTACCTCTGCAACGCGGCCACACGAGCGGTCGCCAAGCTGCCGCCTTGCCACGACCAGCCCCAAGTTTGCTCGGCCGGCCTCGGGTTCGACGCCGCCACGAGGCAGCACAAGGTGGTCAGGCTGTTTGCCGTCCAGTGGGCGGAAGACGTCCGCGACGCCATCAAGTGCGAGGTGTTCACCGTGCCTGGGTCCGGTGACCGCTGGAGGCCCGCTGCCGGAGGCCTGCGCCTGCCCTCGGCGTTCTGCGAGTTGGGCTGTGCCGCTATCGACACGGCGTTATCGTTCAGCCTCATGCCGGTGTTCGCGGACGGGTTCCTACACTGGATCATCCTCCCCATATGCAAGTTCATGGACGCAGCCGTGCTGTCCTTCTCTCTCGCGGATGAGACCTTCAGTTTGGTCGCGTCACCGTCACCCTTCGTTGGATCGCACCTGGTGGAGCTTGATGGCAGGTTGTGTGCCGTCCAGGAACTTCCGTATCGTCGCTTGACGGAGATCTGGAGCGAGAAGGAGTACGGATCTGGTGACTGGTCACTGGAGCATCGGATTGATCTGGCGCAGCGTGGTGGAAAAGATTTGATcgaggcagaggagcatgtCAGAGTTCTTGGCGGTTGCAGACCTGGAAAGAAACTCGTCTTTGTCACGTCCAAAGGCAAGGTGATTGCCTGTGATCCGACGTCTGGAACTCTAGAAACTATCCTTCAACTGCAAGGAAATCGTCATCCAGATAGTAGAAATGTCACAGATGTTTGTTTGTTACAAGAGAGCCTTGCTCCGGTGCATTAA